The genomic interval CCGAGAGCGAGAGCGTCGGCCAGTAGGCCGTGCGTGCGATCTGCAGGTCGCGGCGGGCCATGTCTATGCCCACGCGTGCCGCCTCCAGTTCGGGCAATTCCCGCGCGGCGTCGAACACTTCCGCCGGACTGTCCGCGATGCCGGAACGAGCCGGCACCCCGACATCGGGCGCAACGGTTCGGAAGGTCGTATAGTCGTCGATTTCGAGCAGTTGGCAGAGGTTCAGCCGTGCGATGTCGTAGGTGTTTCGCGCGGTCAGCACGTCGTTCTCCGCATCGGCTAATTGCGATCGGATCTGCAGCAGGTCGGCCGTCGTAACCTTGCGGGCCTCGACCTTCTTCGCCGTCTTCTCTTCCTGCATCCTCAGTTCCGCCACGACCTGTTCGGCGTCGCGGATCGTCTCCTCGGCACACAGGACCTCCAGATAATAGGCCGTAACGTTCATCCTCACGTCGTTGCGCATCTTCTCCACGGCGAGCAGCGACGACCGCAGATCGAGCTGCGCGCGTTTGAGGTTGTAGTAGTTCTTCAGCCCTCCGAAGAGCAGGATATTCGCCCCGAGCGAAGAGCTGTTGCCCGCCACGGTCTCGTTCTCCACGAATTCGTAGGTCGTCTCATCGAGCACGCGCCCCGTCGCGAGGGATGAACTGTTCGATACGGAGAGGTCGGGGGCATAGCTCCACTTCGATTCGGCGAGGGCGATGCGTTTCTCCGCGGCCGTGAGCTCCCGTGCTTTGATTTCGATATTGTGCTCGTAGGCATGCGCGATGCACTCTTCCAGCGTCCAGCGCCGCTCCTGTGCAAAGCCGGGCATGCAGGAGAGCAGCAGCAGGCCGAGCGGTACGATGTACGTTCGTCTCATACGGCTTATCGGTTTTTGAAAAGCGAGACGACGGGCTGGATGAAGCGTTCGATCAACCGCATGTCTTCGGTTACGATCTCCGCCGTGCCGTCCATCCGCTGAATCATCGGCAGCTCGCGCCGGTACGACGTGGTCATGCCGTCGGGGAAGACGACCTCGGCGGTATAGGCGATGGCCGTGCCGCTCTGGGTCTGTATCTGTTCCGGTACGGCCGACAGCGAACGTATCCGCCCCCGCAGCACGCCGAACTCCATGTAGGGATAGCCGTTGAGCTTCACGTTCACCCCTTGGCCGACCTTTACTTTGCCGAAACCCGCCGAGGGAACCTGCAGGCGGCCGATAACTTCCGTCGCACCGTCCGGAACGATGCTCGCCAGTTTGTCGCCGACGGCGACGTGCTGGTTCTCGCTCCAATAGTTCACGAGCGTTACGCGTCCGGTGACCGGGGCCTCCAGCACATACTGCTGCCGCCATTGGGCGATCCGGGCCGCGAGCTGCTGGCGGCTCTGCTCCAGCGTCCGCTCGTATTCCGCCGTTTCGTTTTCCTGTTGGAGCGTCAGTTCCACGAGCTGCTGCTCCGACTGGATGATTTGCAGCTCGGTCGAGGTGAGCGTGGCGTCGAACCCCGCTTGGGCGTTCTGCTTCGAGAGGTAGTTCTGGGCCGTGGTTTCGTAGTCGGCGGCGGAGATCACGGCTTCGGCCAGAAGCAGCGAATCCCGCTCCAGCGTGCGGCGGCCGTAGTCGAGATCCTGCAGCAGCAGCGAACGTTGCCGTTCGAGTTTGGCGTAATACTCGCGGTTCTTGGCGATCTGTTCGCGCAGAAGCTCTTTTTTGCGGGCGATATTGTCCGTCGCAAGGTAGTGGCGGTAGTCGCGGCAGCGGCTTTGGAGGTCAGCGAAGGCGGATTGCAGCTCCCCGAGCGCATATTCTCCGTCGAGCCACGGACTGGCTGCGAGGGCGGCAGGCGCGAGCGTATCGGCGGCGAGAAGATGCTCCGAGAGACGCTCCACGTCCCGTCGCTCCGCGGCATTGTGCAGCACGGCGATGAGCTCTCCCCGTTCGACGAGCTCTTTGTCCTTTACGCAGAGCGTGTCGATAAGCCCGTCGTAGCGTGCCACCAGATCGGAGGGCGGATTGACGGTCGTGATGACCGCCGGAGCCTCGATCGTATCGGGGTACTTAATAAAATAGCAGCCGACGATGATTCCTACAAAAATCAAAAACACGACCGTGATTCCCCAGCGTACCACCCATGACGGCGCACGACCCAGAATCGACTGGGCCTCGTCGCTGTAAAAATTCGTTCTTTGCGGCATGTTATTTGAGTTTTGGCATCGTATATTGAAATAGATTATTCCAAATAT from Alistipes dispar carries:
- a CDS encoding TolC family protein; this encodes MRRTYIVPLGLLLLSCMPGFAQERRWTLEECIAHAYEHNIEIKARELTAAEKRIALAESKWSYAPDLSVSNSSSLATGRVLDETTYEFVENETVAGNSSSLGANILLFGGLKNYYNLKRAQLDLRSSLLAVEKMRNDVRMNVTAYYLEVLCAEETIRDAEQVVAELRMQEEKTAKKVEARKVTTADLLQIRSQLADAENDVLTARNTYDIARLNLCQLLEIDDYTTFRTVAPDVGVPARSGIADSPAEVFDAARELPELEAARVGIDMARRDLQIARTAYWPTLSLSVGYGSSYSDVRQKMFRNTDGTYRYEAYPFFEQYKDNASSYVSLSLNIPIFGKFTVRKNVQRQKLAIRQAEYALRTAEKQVEKEVAQALIDARTAWERYRGAQRYVASAEEAARQIERKYDLGAATVTDYNAAVSAAVKARSQRLQAKYEYLFKIKTLTYYTNYDYGE
- a CDS encoding HlyD family secretion protein, producing the protein MPQRTNFYSDEAQSILGRAPSWVVRWGITVVFLIFVGIIVGCYFIKYPDTIEAPAVITTVNPPSDLVARYDGLIDTLCVKDKELVERGELIAVLHNAAERRDVERLSEHLLAADTLAPAALAASPWLDGEYALGELQSAFADLQSRCRDYRHYLATDNIARKKELLREQIAKNREYYAKLERQRSLLLQDLDYGRRTLERDSLLLAEAVISAADYETTAQNYLSKQNAQAGFDATLTSTELQIIQSEQQLVELTLQQENETAEYERTLEQSRQQLAARIAQWRQQYVLEAPVTGRVTLVNYWSENQHVAVGDKLASIVPDGATEVIGRLQVPSAGFGKVKVGQGVNVKLNGYPYMEFGVLRGRIRSLSAVPEQIQTQSGTAIAYTAEVVFPDGMTTSYRRELPMIQRMDGTAEIVTEDMRLIERFIQPVVSLFKNR